In the Planctomicrobium piriforme genome, CGTTCTGCGCTCCTGATTCGTAGAACGGGTACTGCACCTGTTGAATGCCGTTGGGAGATTCTCCTTCCGGCAGCGGCGGCAGAATTTCATCCAGGGACTTCAGTTGGACTGCGACTGGGGGTTCAGCAAAGAGTTCTTGAGCGTGAGCGTCGTCACTCGTTGAGTCAGGCAATGTCCGAATCAATCGCGGCGGCGGGCCAGGTGCATCGGCTGGTTCGCCGGTCGAGGCAGAATGGCCCGCCAGGGACAAATGCGCCGTCTCGTCTGCGGATGCAGCCGCCGGGGAGAGTATTATCGAGGCGCACGCAATCAGGGCCAGTCGCATGGGCTGGCGAAGTCGCGACAGAGTCAATGTGTCGAAGGAGAAAACCACGGCCTCTCGTATCCCATCCGAAACCGGGGGGTCAACTCGGATTCGCAGGCGCAGACGACTTGCGGCGGTTCGTGGACGCAGCAAATCGCCCTGCGGCAGAAACTGCCGATCGAGGAGGATTGACAGCAGTTCGAAGTTGTCAGTTTTCAGTCGTCAGTTGAAATGCCGGAGCTGGTGACGGGGTGCGTTTTGAGTGTCGTTTTTTTTGAACTGAATACTGACGACTGAAAACTTGCCACTCCTGATTGAAGAATCGTCTCAGGTGGCCGATGATTCAGGTTCTACTTGAGCCCGCCCATGCCTGAAATCACTTTTCCACCCTCCGCTTCCACGCCTGCTGACGGTCTGCGCCTGGCGGTCATTGGCGGTGGCGTCACCGGTTTGGCGGCTGTGCATCGACTGACGGAACTGGCGGCGCAGGCGGCAGTCCCTGTTCAGATCACATTGTTCGAAGCTTCGCCCCGTGTTGGCGGGGCGTTTGGCACTCAGCGGGTGGGAGACTATCTGATCGAACGAGGGGCGGATTCGTTCATCACGAATAAGCCCTGGGGGGTGGATCTCGTGCGTCGGCTCGGCCTCGAAGACCGGCTGATTTCCACGAATGCGGCTTACAGAAAATCGCTGATTCTCTCTCGCGGACGACCAGTGCCGACGCCAGAGGGGTTCAATCTGGTCGCGCCGGCCAGGCTCATGCCGGTTCTGCAATCTCCGCTGCTGTCGTGGCAAGGCAAACTGCGGCTGCTGGCTGAGCCGTTCATTCCTCGTCGTACGGCGACCGTTGATGAAAGCGTTGCCGACTTTGTGCGACGCCGGCTGGGACAGGCAGCACTCGACCGCATTGTGCAGCCGCTCGTGGGAGGAATCTATACCTCTGATCCTGAACGGCTCAGTACGCAGGCGACGCTGGAACGCTTCGCGGCAATGGAACGCCGTGACGGCAGCCTGTATCGCGGTCTGCGGAAGTCGGCGGCGAAATCGAAAGAGGGGGAGTCGGCCAGCGGCGCGCGGTATGGACTGTTCGCGTCTTTTCCAAATGGGATGCAAGAACTGCTCGATGCGCTGGAAGCGGTTGCGAGAAGGAGCGCCGACGTGAGGCTCTCGTGTCCCGTGTCAGGGCTGCGGCGTTCGGACAATGTGGCGCTGAATGACCGTTCGGCCCCTCACCCCCTGCCCCTCTCCCCGCCCTGTTCGTTTCTTGGCCGGGGCGAGGGGAGCGTGATGTCGCCACACGGCTGGATTGTGACCACTGCGACAGGCGATCAGACTTTTGACGGTGTTGTGTGTGCTCTGTCCGCGCCGATGGCAGCGCTGCTCATACAACCTGTTGATGAGCCGTGTGCGGCAGCGATTGCCAGCATTGAATGTGCCTCAAGCGCCATCGTGGTGACGGGCCATCAGTTGTCGGATGTCGAACATCCCCTCGATGCTTTTGGACTCGTCATTCCGCATCGCGAGGGGCGACGGATTCTGGCGACCTCTTTCCTGAGCCGCAAATTTGACGACCGCGCGCCGTCAGGTCGGGTCTGTCTGCGGACGTTTGTCGGCGGGGCGATGCAACCTGAGGAGTACGAGCGCACCGACGAAGAGATCATCGCGACTGTGCTTGAAGAACTGCATTCGATTCTGGGAGTGAAAGGGACGCCGGACTTCACGCTCGTCGCCCGTTATCCCCAGGGGATGCCGCAGTTCTATGTCGGGCATCTGGATCGAGTGGCGGAGATCCGCAAGCAGGCGGCGCGATTACCGGGATTCGCTCTGGCCGGAAATTACCTCGACGGCGTCGGCGTGCCGGACTGTATTCACAGCGGAGAACAGGCTGCCGAACTGCTGTTCCAGACCTGCACGGCTGGACCTGTTTAGGATTTGGCTGAAAAAGTCGCGAAACCCGCTGCAATTCGCGGTGTTTCTAAAGCAGACCCGGAGAGGAATTCGGTCAGCAACGAGTCCTCTCCGGGCCTGCTCCTGCTGTTCCTATGCAATTTGTTTCGCAGTTTGCTGCGTTTCAACGGCTGTGCGTCTGATCTCCCGGCCGTGCCGGATGTGTCCTCCGCGCGTCTGCGCCTTGTTGGTGCAGAGGCAAACCCCGATGGCCAACACCATCGGGGTTTTTTCGTTGAAAGAGGGCAACATCGTCGCAAAAAAAGGAAGCCGCCCGGCATGGGGCGGCTTCCTAGAGTCTTCGTGACTGGCAATTAAACCCAACGTAGGAAGATCCCTTACGCAGGCTTGGTGGTTTGCTCAGATTTCGAGAATCAGTCGGGTCGGCTCTTCGATCGTTTCTTTAATCCGCCGCAGGAAGGAGACCGCTTCCCGTCCGTCGACCACGCGATGATCGTAGGTCAGGGCGACATACATCATCGGGCGAATCACGACCTGGCCGTTGAGAGCAATCGGGCGTTCGAAGATGCCGTGCATGCCGAGCACGCCGCTTTGCGGCGGATTTACAATGGGGGTCGACAGCAGCGAGCCGTAGACGCCGCCGTTGGTGATCGTGAAGATTCCGCCTTCGAGGTCTTCCAGCGAAATCTTGTTTTCCTTGGCCTTCTGAGCATAAGCCACGATCGCCAGTTCGATCTCGGCGAAGCTCATCCGCTCGACGTTTCGCAGCACGGGGACAACCAGTCCCTTGCCGCCGCCGATGGCCACGCCGATATCGCAGTAGTTGCGATAGACCAGCTGGTTCCCTTCAATCTGAGCGCCGACCTGCGGGTATTGATTGAGAGCTTCGACAACGGCCTTCACGAAGAACGACATGAAGCCCAGCTTGATGCCGTATTTCTTCTGGAACGAATCCTGATAGGTCTCGCGGAGTTCCTTGACTCCCGACATATCGCATTCGTTGAACGTCGTCAGCAGCGCGGCGTTGTGCTGTGCTTCGACCAATCGTCGAGCGATCGTCTGGCGAATCGGCGACATCGGGACGCGACGTTCTTCGCGTCCGGCGATTTCGGTCTTCACGGCCGGAGCGGAAGTCTTGGCTGGAGCAGAAGCGGCAGGCTTGGAGAGAGCTTGCTGCACGTCTTCCTTCAGCACTCGTCCACCTGGACCGGTTCCGGAAACCTGAGATGGGTTGACCTGATTCTGTGCGGCGACGCGTGCGGCGGCTGGCATCACATGTCCGCCAGCGGCCGGCTTGGACGGAGCAGGTTCAGATTTCGCGGCGGCTTCTGCTTTGGGGGCCGGGGCCGACTTCTCAGCGGGAGCGGCTGCCTTTTCCGGGGCTCCATCTCCGCCGCCTGACTTCTCACCAGGTTCGAGGATGGCCACGGTTTCACCGACTGCGGCGGACTCACCGGCCTTCTTGGAAATCGACTTCAAGACGCCAGCCTGGGGGGCAGGGACATCGAAGGTGGCTTTATCCGTTTCGAGACCGACGAGGTTCGTGTCTACGTCGACCCAGGTGCCTTCCTTGACATACCATTCGCCAATGAACACTTCGCTGATCGATTCCCCGACGGAGGGAATTTTGATTTCCACGGACATCTGTGTGACCTTGACTGTCGCGGACCGTGAGGTACAGGGCGGTCCCTTACGAGAAGCTTTCCTCGGTCTCGCATCATAATCGTCCTGTCCATGTTCCGGCAGTCCGGGTGGATGTGAATTCCCCCGTCCGAAAAAATCTCTCCAGATTACGGCCAGGTTTGCCGGTCACCGACAGCAGAGAGCCGGGTTGACCTTCCCGACGACGCTGTGTCGAATAACCGCAACCCGTTTCAGACAGGAAAAATGCCGTGCCGGTCAGCCTGAGTGAGTTTGCCAGATCATTGAGTGTGGAGACGGCGTTCAGCGTGCTGGCGATTGCCCGCCAACTGAAAGCGGCAGGTAAGGATGTCGTCGAACTCGAAATTGGGGACAGCCCGTTTTCCACGCCACCTGCCGCACAGGCGGCCGGCATTCGCGGGATCGAAGGAAATCAGACGCATTATTGCCCCTCCCCTGGCCTGCCGGAATTCCGCGCGGCCGCGGCGGCGTTTGTGAGTTCAGAATTCGGCATTCCCGCGAAGGCGGAAAACATCGTCGTAGCGCCGGGGGCCAAAGTCTTCGAGCAGTATTTCTGCGAAGCCTTTCTGAATCCCGGCGACAGCGTGCTGGTGTTCAGCCCACACTTCCCGACTTATCTGCCGAACATTCAGCGCCGGGGTGCAACGGCGGTGTTGTGCCCATTGCGTCAGGAGACCAGTTTTCGCCCGCAGCTTGAGGACGTCAAACGCTTCCTGACGGAATCGCAATCTCCGCGCGGCATCTTTCTGAATTCGCCGCATAACCCGACCGGCGGCGTAGCGACGCTGGAAGACCTGCAGGGACTGGCCGACCTGATTCGAGGTCGCGACATTGCCGTCTTCAGCGACGAGCCGTATTGCCATATGGTCTGGCAAGGGGCGCATCACTCGCTGCTGGCACAGCCAGGCATGCTCGACCAGTGCGTTGGGGCGTACACATTCAGCAAGTCCTACAGTATGAGCGGCTGGCGGCTCGGGTTTGCGGTGGCCTCGACGGAAGTCGCCGGCGCGATTGGCAAGATGATCAACACCACGCTCTCCTGTACCCCTCCGTTTATTCAGCTGGCAGGCCTCAGTGCCTTGCAGCTTGATCGCGTGGAACGGGATCGCCAGATGGCGCAGTTTCAAAAACAGGTCGAGCTGCTCGCCGCAGGCGTCAACACAATCCCTGGCTTCAAGACGCTGCCGCCCACTGCCACGTTCTATGTCTTTCCAAACGTTGCGCCCGTCTGCAATCGGCTCGGAATCACCAGTCACGGGCTGGCAATGTTTCTACTCGAAGGGGCGGACGACGGGTTTGGCGTCGCCTGTCTCGGCGGAGAATGTTTTGGTACAGCCGGTCACGGCTTCCTGCGGCTGAGTTGTGCCGAAGCGCCGGATCGACTGACCGCGGCCGTCGACTTTCTCAGTGATGCTGTGCAGCGAACCGAGCGCGCTCGCGCCTATCTTGAGAGCCACCCGCACTACCGGCTCGCCCAGCCCTATCCGGAAACAGACTGCTGATGACCGCTTCAGGAAAGAACCGCCGCCTGACGATCATGCGCGTTTTCTGGCTGCTGTATGCAGCGGCGCTGGTGACGGCGACGCACATCCCCATTCCGGACGATGCCATTGTGCTGGTGACTGCTTATGACAAGCTGCTGCACGGCACGGCGTTTTTCCTGTTGGCTGTGTTCACGTCGATTGCTTTCCTGAAACGGGAATCGCCACTCACTTCATGGGTCAGTTTGTGCGGGGCGCTGCTGACGTATGCGATTTTGGATGAATACCTGCAGAACTTCGTCGAGCGTACGCCGGACGTGGCGGACTGGCTGTGTGATGCGTTGGGAATCATTCTGGGAACCTTTGTCACCAGGCTAGGTCGTCGGTGGATGTTCACCGGCATGCAACCAGCCCGCGTTGAGCAATTGTAAAACATGTCTGAACTTCCCTATCTGGTGCGACTCGGGACACGGCTGAATGCCGGGTTGGCGGCGCTGTCGGATGAGCGGAAGGATCGGCATGCTGCGTTCGTACTCAGTACGCAGCTCTCGGACGGCGGGTTTCGGGGTCGCGAAGGGGATTCGGATCTGTATTACACCAGCTTCGCCATTCGCGCGTTGTGGATGCTGGATCGGCTCTCTGGCCCGGTGATCGATCAGGCGACGCGCTATCTGCGACAAGCTGGACCAGCGGAACTGGCGACGCTGGATCTCATGAACTGGCTGTCGACCGCGCTCGCGTTGCAACTGGCCGGCGGTGAGAACCTGGTGGAGGATCTTGAAGTCTTTCGCGAATCGGCCGCGTTACGACTGGAGGCGACCAGAACCGCTGACGGCGGGTATGCGAAATCGACCGAGGGAGCAGCCGGCAGTACCTATCAGTCTTTTCTCGTTCTGCTGACCTACCAGTTGCTCGGGCTGTCCCTGCCGCGCCGGAATGCGTTGATTCAGTTTCTCTATGATCGGCAACGGGACGACGGCGGCTTTGTCGAGATTGCCCCAATGAAACGCAGCGGCACCAATCCTACCGCTGCCGCGGCGGCGACGTTGGGTGAACTGGGCGCGCTCGATCCTGAAACTCGCCGCGACATTACCGCCTTTCTTCGCGAAGTCAAAAACCCGGAAGAAGGGGGCTTTCAGGCGAATACACGGGTGCCGTTTGCCGACAGCCTGTCGACCTTCACCGCGATTCTGACCGCTCAGGATCTGCAACTGCCGGACGCCTATTCCTCACCCGCGATTCTCAATTGGGTTACCTCGCAACTGGAATTTCCGACCGGAGGATTCCGGGCAGCCGCATGGGATGTGAATGCCGACGTGGAATACACGTTTTACGGGCTGGGACTGCTGGCTCTCTTGAACAGCTAGAATCGTCCCGGACGCTCAAACTCCAGCCTGAAATAGTGGGGTCAGTTTTCGGGACAGCAACGATTCAGCGTCCGGGACAATTCTTAGCCCGCACTCGGTTCATTGTCCCGGACGCTGTCTCGTCGCTTCAGGATCATTTCGGCGTCGAGATTCCAGGTTCACCATCAGCGTCCGGGACAATCAGATGTCCGACTGATTCTGGCTGGTTCCGTCGTCACGAATGTCGTACGATCAAACATGTCAGGCGGGCAACGGAACCACATCGATTTCCGTGCAAAACTCACTGGCGAAAGTCTCGAAACAGGAAGAGGACAGGAATGCAGACGCACCTCATGGACCGTCGGGTCACCTGGCTGCTGGCGGGGATGTTGCTTGGGATGGCAGTGACCTATTACTGCCCTGCGGAACCGGCGTATGCCGAGACCGCTGTGATGGGCGAACGCTTCGCGATGGCGACGTGTAATACGATCGCGCTCAACAGCGAAGCGGTCTTCGTCCTCGACATGGTGACAGGTCGATTGATCGGCGCCGGCTACAGCACCACGGCCGGGGGCTTCGTCCATAGCTGGGCTCGCAACCTCGCGGCGGACTTCAGCGTCACCACCAAGGCGCAGTACGTCATGGTGACCGGCTTTGCCAACCTGCAACAGCAGGGGGGGGGCGGCGCTCAGCCTGCCAGCGGCGTCATCTATATCGGCGAACTCACCTCAGGACTCGTGAACATGTACGGGTTCTATTACCCGCAGGCGAACGCTCCGCTGCCGACCGCCGAACTGGTGCGGATCGGGACGTTCCCCTGGCGTCAAAGCTCCAAGTAGCATTCCCTTTGAATTCGAAAGAACAGCCGCAGGCGTCCGCGCCTGCGGCTGTTTTGTTGTGATGGACTCCGAATCCGATCTCCTGCGGCGACTCGCACAGACTCCTGATTTACTGGCACAAGCGGCGTCAGGAGGACAGGATCTGCGCGCCCAGACGCGTTTGCGCGAGCAATACGACGCCGATCTCGTGCGTGCGGCGCTGACGATCCTCGATCTTCGTCAGCGAGCGAAGGGACGGTTCACCCGCGCAGCCGACATGTGGTTCGACCGGCCTGGGCTCGAACAGGCGACCCCGGAAGCGATCGCCGTTCACAAGGCGCAGCGGTTTGCGACAGCAGGCGGCAGCGTGCAGGATCTGTTCTGCGGCCTGGGGATGAATGCGATTGGTCTCGCGGCAGCAGGCTTGAACGTCGTGGCGATTGATCATTCCCCCGTTGCGTGCCTGAGAACGTCTCTGAATGCAGCGGCTTACGGATTAGCTGAACGGATCGAAACCCGAGTGGCGGATGACCCGCTGCTCGAAGTGACAGAAGGACACTTGCATCTTCAGCCGCAGCGCACAACGACTCAACAGAAGAGCGTGCGACTCGAAGACCAGTTGCCGCCGCTCGAAGTTCTGCAAACGTTGCCAGACCGCACGCCTGGCGGCGCGATCACCCTGTCGCCGGCCAGCAACTTTGGAGGCAAGTTCAACAATTGCGAAATTGAACTCGTCAGTTGGAATGGAGACTGCAAAGAGGCGGTGCTCTGGTACGGCTCGCTGCGCGGCGAGTTCGCGATGCGGGCGACCTTATTGCCCTCCGGCTTCACGCTGGCCGGAAATCCGTGGGAGGCCTACAGCGTCGTCGGCCCGTTGAAGCAATATCTGTATGACCCTGATCCGGCGATTGTCCGGGCAGGCCTGGTTGACGTACTGGCGGAGCAGCTTGCGATCGAACGGGTCGATGCCGCCGAAGAATTTCTGACGTCCGACAACGTGGTCGATTCCCCGGCCGTGACCGGCTTCGAAATCATCGCCGATTTGCCGAACAACGACCGTGACATCCGCAACTATTTCCGCTCGCACCCGGCAGGAGACGTGGAAATCCGCTGCCGTCATGTGCCGGTCGATGCTGCCGCGCTGCGCCGCAAACTGCCAGTGACGGGCTCAGGGAAAGTCGCACTCATCTTCGCGCGACTCGATGGAAAAACGCGGGCACTTGTGGGACGGAGACTGGGGAACTGATCTCGGCGGTACACTCGTTCCCAGGCTCCCGCCTGGGAACGTCGTGACGCGACTTCAAGCTGGGTGCGTGCCGAAGCAGGGGCTTCGGCACGAGGTCTCCAGGACGTTTAATTACATTCCGCCTGCAGCGGGCCGGCGAGTTCTTCGACGTAGAACAAACGGCCGGCCTGAGTCGTC is a window encoding:
- the hemG gene encoding protoporphyrinogen oxidase, with the translated sequence MPEITFPPSASTPADGLRLAVIGGGVTGLAAVHRLTELAAQAAVPVQITLFEASPRVGGAFGTQRVGDYLIERGADSFITNKPWGVDLVRRLGLEDRLISTNAAYRKSLILSRGRPVPTPEGFNLVAPARLMPVLQSPLLSWQGKLRLLAEPFIPRRTATVDESVADFVRRRLGQAALDRIVQPLVGGIYTSDPERLSTQATLERFAAMERRDGSLYRGLRKSAAKSKEGESASGARYGLFASFPNGMQELLDALEAVARRSADVRLSCPVSGLRRSDNVALNDRSAPHPLPLSPPCSFLGRGEGSVMSPHGWIVTTATGDQTFDGVVCALSAPMAALLIQPVDEPCAAAIASIECASSAIVVTGHQLSDVEHPLDAFGLVIPHREGRRILATSFLSRKFDDRAPSGRVCLRTFVGGAMQPEEYERTDEEIIATVLEELHSILGVKGTPDFTLVARYPQGMPQFYVGHLDRVAEIRKQAARLPGFALAGNYLDGVGVPDCIHSGEQAAELLFQTCTAGPV
- the odhB gene encoding 2-oxoglutarate dehydrogenase complex dihydrolipoyllysine-residue succinyltransferase; translated protein: MSVEIKIPSVGESISEVFIGEWYVKEGTWVDVDTNLVGLETDKATFDVPAPQAGVLKSISKKAGESAAVGETVAILEPGEKSGGGDGAPEKAAAPAEKSAPAPKAEAAAKSEPAPSKPAAGGHVMPAAARVAAQNQVNPSQVSGTGPGGRVLKEDVQQALSKPAASAPAKTSAPAVKTEIAGREERRVPMSPIRQTIARRLVEAQHNAALLTTFNECDMSGVKELRETYQDSFQKKYGIKLGFMSFFVKAVVEALNQYPQVGAQIEGNQLVYRNYCDIGVAIGGGKGLVVPVLRNVERMSFAEIELAIVAYAQKAKENKISLEDLEGGIFTITNGGVYGSLLSTPIVNPPQSGVLGMHGIFERPIALNGQVVIRPMMYVALTYDHRVVDGREAVSFLRRIKETIEEPTRLILEI
- a CDS encoding pyridoxal phosphate-dependent aminotransferase, producing the protein MPVSLSEFARSLSVETAFSVLAIARQLKAAGKDVVELEIGDSPFSTPPAAQAAGIRGIEGNQTHYCPSPGLPEFRAAAAAFVSSEFGIPAKAENIVVAPGAKVFEQYFCEAFLNPGDSVLVFSPHFPTYLPNIQRRGATAVLCPLRQETSFRPQLEDVKRFLTESQSPRGIFLNSPHNPTGGVATLEDLQGLADLIRGRDIAVFSDEPYCHMVWQGAHHSLLAQPGMLDQCVGAYTFSKSYSMSGWRLGFAVASTEVAGAIGKMINTTLSCTPPFIQLAGLSALQLDRVERDRQMAQFQKQVELLAAGVNTIPGFKTLPPTATFYVFPNVAPVCNRLGITSHGLAMFLLEGADDGFGVACLGGECFGTAGHGFLRLSCAEAPDRLTAAVDFLSDAVQRTERARAYLESHPHYRLAQPYPETDC
- a CDS encoding VanZ family protein, which codes for MTASGKNRRLTIMRVFWLLYAAALVTATHIPIPDDAIVLVTAYDKLLHGTAFFLLAVFTSIAFLKRESPLTSWVSLCGALLTYAILDEYLQNFVERTPDVADWLCDALGIILGTFVTRLGRRWMFTGMQPARVEQL
- a CDS encoding prenyltransferase/squalene oxidase repeat-containing protein, which produces MSELPYLVRLGTRLNAGLAALSDERKDRHAAFVLSTQLSDGGFRGREGDSDLYYTSFAIRALWMLDRLSGPVIDQATRYLRQAGPAELATLDLMNWLSTALALQLAGGENLVEDLEVFRESAALRLEATRTADGGYAKSTEGAAGSTYQSFLVLLTYQLLGLSLPRRNALIQFLYDRQRDDGGFVEIAPMKRSGTNPTAAAAATLGELGALDPETRRDITAFLREVKNPEEGGFQANTRVPFADSLSTFTAILTAQDLQLPDAYSSPAILNWVTSQLEFPTGGFRAAAWDVNADVEYTFYGLGLLALLNS
- a CDS encoding class I SAM-dependent methyltransferase: MDSESDLLRRLAQTPDLLAQAASGGQDLRAQTRLREQYDADLVRAALTILDLRQRAKGRFTRAADMWFDRPGLEQATPEAIAVHKAQRFATAGGSVQDLFCGLGMNAIGLAAAGLNVVAIDHSPVACLRTSLNAAAYGLAERIETRVADDPLLEVTEGHLHLQPQRTTTQQKSVRLEDQLPPLEVLQTLPDRTPGGAITLSPASNFGGKFNNCEIELVSWNGDCKEAVLWYGSLRGEFAMRATLLPSGFTLAGNPWEAYSVVGPLKQYLYDPDPAIVRAGLVDVLAEQLAIERVDAAEEFLTSDNVVDSPAVTGFEIIADLPNNDRDIRNYFRSHPAGDVEIRCRHVPVDAAALRRKLPVTGSGKVALIFARLDGKTRALVGRRLGN